The Fusarium keratoplasticum isolate Fu6.1 chromosome 8, whole genome shotgun sequence genome includes a region encoding these proteins:
- a CDS encoding RGS domain-containing protein has product MGLSRSRRQSPECLSTTLPPPSPQPSSAFEDFFDVDSAPSRPMSEAFMSGTSTPNGALGSRPPSLAEILLDVASPPWTLTAFMAYLSNNHCMESLEFTLDSQRYTAIYNEVITDNPNPTQENHDRVCALWEKLMQVYIIPCAPREVNIPARIRDELLNLPCGPAPPHPSQLAETGRILYELMNDSLLVPFLQSVAPMQLDGPSDEHARGSRRSSNSNSRMGAPVRSMNSMHHIESDSMTDDSDCNSPPGMEPMTPPTTPPISEWGFTTSPGGLQRAVAAHNKGWKKMGAKLGFNRKSSRTRSTPTSSHPAPEGLHLHHDSL; this is encoded by the coding sequence ATGGGCTTGTCGCGTTCGCGGAGGCAATCTCCCGAGTGCCTGAGTACCACTCTACCGCCGCCATCCCCCCAGCCCTCCTCCGCTTTTGAGGACTTCTTCGATGTCGATTCCGCTCCTTCGAGGCCTATGAGCGAGGCCTTCATGTCCGGTACTTCAACACCCAACGGTGCCTTGGGCTCCCGACCGCCATCCTTGGCCGAAATCCTCCTCGATGTCGCCTCGCCACCATGGACCCTTACTGCCTTTATGGCTTACCTCTCCAACAACCACTGCATGGAGAGCCTTGAATTCACCCTTGACTCTCAACGCTATACCGCTATCTACAACGAGGTGATTACCGATAACCCGAACCCAACTCAAGAGAACCACGATCGTGTTTGTGCTTTGTGGGAGAAGCTTATGCAAGTCTACATCATCCCGTGCGCCCCGAGGGAGGTCAACATCCCCGCTCGCATCCGTGACGAGCTGCTCAACCTTCCTTGCGGCCCTGCTCCCCCGCATCCATCACAGTTGGCTGAAACAGGTCGGATTCTCTATGAACTTATGAACGACTCATTACTGGTCCCCTTCCTCCAGTCTGTAGCTCCCATGCAGCTTGATGGCCCTTCAGATGAACATGCTCGTGGATCCCGACGATCttccaacagcaacagccgcATGGGCGCGCCAGTCCGATCGATGAATTCGATGCACCACATTGAGTCCGACTCCATGACCGACGATAGCGACTGCAACTCTCCTCCTGGCATGGAGCCAATGACTCCCCCGACAACCCCGCCCATCTCAGAATGGGGCTTCACCACCTCTCCTGGAGGTCTTCAGCGTGCTGTGGCTGCACACAACAAaggctggaagaagatgggtgCCAAGTTGGGCTTCAACAGAAAAAGCTCAAGGACTCGCTCTACCCCAACATCATCTCACCCTGCTCCGGAAGGCCTTCACCTGCATCACGACTCCTTATGA
- a CDS encoding ULP-PROTEASE domain-containing protein, with product MSFSPYARVVVHNSADINGCPRPAWLRNHPILPKQRRSRAASKQAPSAPQEPTVPPITPPRRIRRPNSRLQINSPIPRADTLADPTVRARFGVTDSPIPFNLPRPSRKAPNTPAPPANPAVSDPNLVVVNGIQTRKRHAEDTEIELVAAVNGITDTSHPIVTIREGETVPNVEPGQQAHNSYRMLGFLPGPRSLTRMISSIYSAVSGLGDKIGRIINPQSYRVAEFRSYLNDKQVTNKRIKISRDQDDGKPESAARGDVAPDVDGLRWVDRDGLGALMDEYKLFVRAIARVWDCLSKGSRADANKELEPLRIFLADNASDRAMLSNGDGHDLCELFALQFKRAFEFLDSIYEIGIIVKIRDGNETVPTVLDYKLSPTAIENMTSIKNFLSAPALPVICKDILQKHNELEAMVSQAFLNTIILDLEAIIRNIPAPSYVLSKDYRDRLQATFPPPPRTDLDTHLLLPGSFPDFDELKEPVKAPTTPSVEETPREPIKVEPPQPEFTPPVIPRPNFSKTDFIRTDIVKKTIDRITSEDYRSTFYEDSEEHRAIKDSYITDFEPKVPLTAKEVGSLKSILRNRRKHPSKVTPKRLGITRPPKSVRFTDSTLSPRQRTHMGLDVPKRIRHDQKGEPVAPSEEFQENRPAWARRWLNLPSVPSKEPSQDRILPTFRRLEEKDGLDPTARINELFALPSLKLLEISDDSRAGIEFQKEQAALKAAEEARQAAEAARREAEEKARKELEERLARSGGLRMPIQPFVTPVSASWQTRAQDTLRAAATTTLAKTIEGVDLRRHDFAKVVSSTEWLNDEIVNGSLMWLDQAINSAAGIKDVKRVTRKCLTMSSFFFKRLQDQGVARTQRTLRRYGVEKRNFLDVDTILLPICERAHWTLLVVRPSKRTVAHMDSLNSRGNPAYTNLAVAWLKDVLEEKFIKDEWKVIFHEAPLQNNGHDCGVHTITNAMCVALGLSPVDSYTASDMPAQRIRIACMLLNGGFKGEFDLRVY from the exons ATGTCTTTTTCACCATATGCTCGCGTTGTCGTCCACAACTCCGCTGACATTAACGGCTGCCCAAGACCTGCGTGGCTTCGGAATCATCCCATCCTTCCAAAGCAACGTCGCTCTAGGGCTGCTTCTAAGCAGGCGCCCTCAGCTCCTCAGGAACCAACAGTGCCACCCATCACACCTCCCAGACGCATCAGACGGCCCAATAGTCGTCTTCAGATCAACAGCCCAATACCTCGCGCCGATACACTCGCCGATCCTACAGTTCGCGCCCGATTTGGTGTCACCGACTCTCCAATCCCATTCAATCTTCCTCGCCCATCGCGAAAAGCGCCTAACACACCCGCGCCTCCCGCGAATCCTGCTGTTTCTGATCCAAACTTGGTTGTTGTCAATGGCATCCAAACCCGCAAGCGCCACGCCGAAGACACCGAAATTGAACTTGTTGCCGCAGTCAACGGCATCACAGACACTTCCCACCCGATTGTTACTATTCGAGAAGGCGAGACCGTTCCCAACGTGGAACCTGGCCAACAGGCCCAT AACTCATACCGTATGCTCGGGTTTCTACCAGGCCCTCGATCCCTTACCAGGATGATATCCAGCATTTATTCGGCCGTTTCCGGCCTGGGAGACAAGATTGGCAGGATAA TCAATCCTCAGTCGTATCGAGTCGCCGAATTCCGCTCCTATTTGAACGATAAACAAGTTACCAACAAGCGTATCAAGATCAGCCgcgaccaagatgacggcaAACCTGAGAGCGCCGCCCGCGGCGATGTTGCCCCTGACGTTGATGGATTGCGATGGGTTGATCGCGATGGTCTGGGCGCCTTGATGGACGAGTACAAACTCTTTGTCAGAGCTATCGCCAGAGTCTGGGACTGTCTTTCTAAGGGAAGTCGGGCAGACGCGAACAAAGAACTGGAACCCCTACGCATCTTTCTGGCTGATAATGCGAGCGACCGTGCCATGTTGAGTAATGGTGACGGCCACGACCTTTGCGAACTCTTCGCCCTGCAATTTAAGCGGGCTTTCGAATTCCTGGACAGCATCTACGAAattggcatcatcgtcaaaATCCGAGACGGCAACGAGACTGTTCCTACCGTTCTTGACTACAAACTCTCCCCGACCGCTATCGAGAATATGACCTCGATCAAGAACTTCTTGTCTGCCCCAGCACTTCCCGTCATTTGCAAGGATATCCTGCAGAAGCACAACGAACTTGAAGCTATGGTATCTCAGGCTTTCCTGAACACCATCATACTTgatctcgaggccatcattCGCAACATTCCGGCCCCAAGCTACGTTCTCTCCAAGGATTATCGTGACAGGCTTCAGGCTACCTTCCCCCCGCCCCCACGAACTGATTTGGACACACATCTTCTACTCCCGGGGTCTTTCCCCGATTTTGATGAGCTTAAGGAGCCTGTCAAAGCGCCAACTACGCCCTCTGTTGAAGAAACCCCCAGAGAGCCGATTAAGGTTGAGCCACCTCAGCCCGAGTTTACCCCACCCGTTATTCCTCGTCCCAACTTCTCAAAGACCGACTTCATTCGCACAgacattgtcaagaagaCTATTGACCGGATAACATCCGAGGACTACAGATCGACCTTCTACGAAGACAGTGAGGAGCATCGTGCAATCAAGGACTCCTACATCACCGATTTTGAACCCAAGGTTCCCCTCACTGCAAAGGAGGTGGGATCTCTCAAGTCGATTTTGCGAAACCGAAGGAAGCATCCTTCCAAAGTCACACCCAAGCGGCTGGGAATAACGCGCCCACCCAAGTCTGTGCGCTTCACCGATTCTACTCTGAGTCCCCGACAACGGACACACATGGGACTTGATGTTCCTAAGCGTATTAGACACGACCAAAAAGGAGAGCCAGTTGCGCCCTCCGAAGAATTCCAAGAAAACCGACCCGCCTGGGCGCGTAGATGGCTCAACCTCCCATCTGTCCCAAGCAAGGAGCCATCCCAAGACCGCATCCTCCCTACATTTCGTCGACTTGAAGAGAAAGACGGACTTGACCCTACTGCTCGTATCAATGAGCTATTTGCCCTCCCCTCGCTCAAGCTGCTTGAAATTAGTGATGATTCAAGGGCGGGAATAGAATTCCAGAAAGAGCAGGCTGCGTTGAAGGCTGCCGAAGAGGCACGCCAGGCAGCCGAGGCGGCGAGGCGAGAGGCCGAGGAAAAGGCTCGaaaggagcttgaggaacGTCTTGCTCGATCTGGTGGACTACGGATGCCCATTCAACCATTTGTTACACCTGTATCTGCATCATGGCAGACAAGGGCACAGGACACGCTCCGTGCCGCGGCTACAACTACCCTTGCAAAAACGATTGAGGGAGTTGATTTACGCCGTCacgactttgccaaggtgGTTTCTTCCACAGAGTGGCTCAACGACGAGATCGTCAACGGATCTCTCATGTGGCTCGACCAAGCCATCAACTCGGCTGCTGGCATTAAGGATGTCAAGAGAGTCACCCGCAAGTGTTTGACCATGTCGTCATTCTTCTTCAAGAGACTACAGGACCAGGGAGTAGCACGAACTCAGCGAACCCTTCGGAGATACGGAGTTGAGAAGAGGAACTTCCTTGATGTCGACACTATCCTACTGCCCATATGCGAGCGCGCTCACTGGACGCTGCTTGTTGTCCGTCCATCAAAGCGGACTGTGGCTCATATGGACTCGTTGAATTCGCGAGGCAACCCAGCCTATACCAACCTAGCTGTGGCATGGCTCAAGGACGTTTTGGAGGAGAAGTTCATTAAGGATGAATGGAAGGTGATCTTCCACGAGGCTCCACTGCAGAATAACGGCCATGACTGCGGAGTTCACACCATCACAAACGCCATGTGCGTCGCTCTGGGCCTCAGCCCCGTCGACTCCTACACGGCAAGCGACATGCCTGCGCAGCGGATCCGCATCGCATGTATGCTACTCAACGGCGGCTTCAAGGGAGAATTCGATTTACGAGTATATTAG